Proteins from a genomic interval of candidate division WOR-3 bacterium:
- a CDS encoding GDP-L-fucose synthase, which yields MKDKRICITGGRGFLGGHLVNAFKQHGYENLFVADIDVYDLRDINDVLRMYVDTKPDIVIHLAARVGGIGANRDHPGEFFYDNLTMGVFLLDQAYRNKIEKFVALGTICCYPKFTPVPFKEENLWNGYPEETNAPYGLAKKMLLVQSIAYRQQYGFNSIFLMPVNLYGPGDNFHPASSHVIPALIKKFTDAMGGKSAVLRRLKRSTGEKEPRRNDDSVIVWGTGKATREFLYVEDCAEAIVLATEKYNKPEPVNIGAGFEISIKDLVGLIAHLMKFNGEIKWDKSKPDGQPRRMLDTSKAYQEFGFEAKTDFETGLRKTIEWYISTNARS from the coding sequence TATCTGTATTACCGGTGGCAGGGGGTTTCTTGGTGGTCATTTGGTGAATGCCTTCAAGCAACATGGTTACGAGAATCTGTTTGTTGCGGATATCGATGTATACGATTTGCGGGATATAAATGACGTCCTGAGGATGTACGTCGATACTAAACCGGATATTGTGATTCACCTTGCGGCACGAGTGGGCGGGATCGGTGCTAACCGTGACCATCCTGGTGAGTTTTTCTATGATAACCTAACAATGGGTGTTTTCCTTTTGGATCAGGCATATAGAAACAAAATAGAGAAATTCGTTGCTCTCGGTACCATTTGCTGTTATCCAAAATTCACGCCTGTGCCGTTCAAAGAAGAAAATCTATGGAATGGTTATCCCGAGGAGACAAACGCACCGTACGGTCTCGCAAAGAAGATGCTTCTCGTTCAATCAATAGCCTACCGCCAGCAGTACGGATTCAATTCGATTTTCCTGATGCCGGTTAATCTCTATGGACCTGGTGACAACTTTCATCCGGCATCTTCGCATGTCATTCCTGCGTTGATAAAGAAATTCACCGATGCAATGGGCGGTAAAAGTGCCGTCTTGCGACGGCTGAAACGGAGCACCGGAGAAAAGGAGCCACGGAGAAACGATGACTCCGTCATCGTATGGGGGACAGGCAAGGCGACAAGAGAATTCCTTTATGTCGAGGATTGCGCTGAGGCTATTGTCCTTGCGACTGAAAAATACAACAAACCAGAACCGGTCAACATCGGCGCTGGTTTTGAGATCTCTATAAAGGATCTGGTCGGGCTCATCGCACATTTGATGAAATTCAATGGCGAGATAAAATGGGATAAATCAAAACCCGACGGACAACCACGCCGCATGCTGGATACGTCAAAGGCGTATCAGGAATTCGGGTTTGAGGCAAAGACGGATTTTGAAACCGGACTAAGAAAGACAATAGAATGGTACATTTCAACAAATGCCAGAAGTTGA